One Flavobacterium sp. 90 DNA segment encodes these proteins:
- a CDS encoding DUF6495 family protein yields the protein MKYARLTKEQFDELHAEFASFLATQAIDKAEWDSLKINKPEVAEQELDVFSDLIWEGVLSRAEFLEHFSKNHIFLFQCFEEHVQSIVLKSLVTETDFLTKDGLQWLSDNMFTENIEMKVGKKVFTEDRNASIFELIQQGAFLSDGQLFTQINTIIES from the coding sequence ATGAAATACGCAAGATTAACAAAAGAACAATTTGATGAATTGCACGCAGAATTTGCTAGCTTTTTAGCTACTCAGGCAATTGATAAAGCAGAATGGGATTCTCTTAAAATAAATAAACCAGAAGTTGCAGAACAGGAGTTGGATGTTTTTTCAGATTTAATTTGGGAAGGTGTTTTATCAAGAGCTGAATTTTTAGAGCATTTTTCTAAAAATCATATCTTTTTGTTTCAATGTTTTGAGGAGCATGTTCAGTCAATAGTATTGAAATCATTAGTTACTGAAACAGATTTCCTGACGAAAGATGGTTTGCAATGGCTAAGTGACAATATGTTTACGGAGAACATAGAAATGAAGGTTGGGAAAAAAGTATTTACGGAAGATAGAAATGCATCTATATTTGAATTGATTCAGCAAGGAGCATTTTTAAGTGATGGACAATTATTTACTCAAATCAATACGATTATTGAGTCTTAA
- a CDS encoding carboxypeptidase regulatory-like domain-containing protein — MRKNLALLLCLFALTVVTGQTTTSSIKGIVKSSSNELLPGASILAVHTPTGTKYSAVSNEDGRFSILNMRIGGPYKITVTFVGFQDQEYTDINLDLGKPFNLIVQLQDQSQALEEVKIVAKDKIFKSGKTGAETTIGRRELTALPTISRSAEDFTRLEPTASGGSFGGRNDQYNNYSLNGAVFNNPFGLDAATPGGQTGAQPISLDAIEQIQVATAPYDVTLSGFTGASVNAVTKSGTNEFHGTAYVFYRDQDLTGNKIKGEKIFVPTLEQTQAGFSLGAPIIKDKLFIFGNFEIDRRSDLGSNFVANNNDGVTGINESRVMESDLIAVSNALAKLGYNTGAYQGFIHESNSNKGIIKVDWNINDNHKLAVIYNFLDASKDKTAHPTALGFRGPNASILQFQNSGYQINNNLSSFLVELNSKFSESVSNKLQAGYSHFNDYRVPFSVPAPVINIQDGAGSNYIIAGHEPFSINNTLDQKVIQITDNLTYTVGKHAFTFGTSFEKFGFKNSFNLAGYDNFGNPNGYAGTFFTPYFTTQDFLDDAAKPFATSIIAQNLQYAQNVFNTKSQFEVGTDGGWKLAELNVGQLAFYAQDDFSVNDNFKLSVGLRIDKPLYFNTADLIQKYIDTDNGGAGRNNDVDYYDPQTGKAVKLISTDLPSDRILWSPRIGFNWDVKGDATSQLRGGSGIFTGRIPFVWLGNQVSGADDSFLQIMDPDYKWPQVWRTSLGYDHRFKSNYIVTLDLSYNKDINAVQVQNWGLKPPTGTLAGVDNRAIYVAADHGANNAYVMTNSNKGSAFNATIKVQKNFENGLYASIAYNYLKSKDVNSIEAEITGDAFAFNPALGNVNNAVLSNSKYGDNHRFIGVGSKKWKYGRDKWATTVSAFFEYAQGGRFNYTYGGDINGDGSAVNDLIYIPTTAEIGQMNFSAPGQGEAFDKFISQDSYMKNRRGQYADRYGAISPWRGRCDLKLMQDYNFKVSSASEKKNTIQFSIDVLNFGNLLNSDWGVVQVPTSVQPIGVTVVGNTPTYTFNNTQTKTFSYDASLTSRWQAQFGIRYIF, encoded by the coding sequence ATGAGAAAAAACCTTGCATTATTATTGTGTTTGTTTGCATTAACGGTCGTTACTGGGCAAACAACGACTTCGAGTATTAAGGGTATTGTAAAAAGTTCATCAAATGAGCTTTTGCCGGGAGCTTCTATCCTGGCTGTGCATACCCCAACCGGAACTAAATATTCAGCTGTTTCCAATGAAGATGGAAGATTCAGTATTTTGAATATGAGAATTGGAGGTCCGTATAAAATTACGGTAACTTTTGTAGGCTTTCAAGATCAGGAATATACTGATATTAATCTTGATTTAGGGAAACCTTTTAATCTTATTGTTCAATTACAAGATCAGAGTCAGGCTTTGGAAGAGGTTAAAATTGTAGCCAAAGACAAAATCTTTAAAAGCGGAAAAACCGGAGCTGAAACCACCATTGGAAGAAGAGAATTAACGGCGCTGCCAACTATTTCGAGATCGGCTGAAGATTTTACCCGTTTAGAGCCAACTGCGAGTGGAGGTTCTTTTGGAGGTAGAAATGATCAGTACAATAATTATTCTTTGAATGGAGCGGTTTTTAATAACCCTTTTGGATTAGACGCTGCAACTCCGGGTGGACAAACTGGCGCTCAGCCAATATCATTGGATGCGATTGAACAAATTCAGGTTGCAACTGCGCCTTATGATGTTACTTTGTCTGGATTTACAGGAGCTTCTGTCAATGCGGTTACAAAATCAGGAACAAATGAGTTTCACGGTACGGCTTATGTATTTTACAGAGATCAGGATTTGACAGGGAATAAAATTAAAGGTGAAAAAATATTTGTTCCAACATTAGAGCAAACTCAGGCAGGTTTTAGTTTGGGTGCACCAATCATAAAAGATAAATTATTTATTTTCGGAAACTTTGAAATCGACAGAAGAAGTGATTTAGGATCTAATTTTGTGGCGAATAATAATGATGGTGTTACCGGAATTAATGAATCCAGAGTTATGGAATCTGATTTGATTGCGGTTTCAAATGCTTTGGCAAAATTAGGTTATAATACAGGAGCTTATCAGGGATTTATACATGAATCTAATTCAAATAAAGGGATTATTAAAGTTGATTGGAATATTAATGATAATCATAAATTGGCGGTTATTTATAATTTTCTTGATGCTTCAAAAGATAAAACTGCGCATCCAACAGCGCTTGGTTTTAGAGGTCCGAATGCTTCGATTTTGCAATTTCAAAATTCGGGATATCAAATCAATAATAATTTAAGTTCATTTTTAGTCGAGCTAAATTCAAAATTCAGCGAAAGCGTTTCGAATAAGTTACAGGCAGGATATTCTCATTTTAATGATTATAGAGTTCCGTTTTCGGTTCCTGCGCCTGTAATTAATATTCAGGATGGCGCGGGTTCTAATTATATTATTGCTGGTCACGAACCATTTTCGATTAATAATACATTAGATCAAAAAGTAATTCAAATTACAGATAATCTTACTTATACAGTTGGAAAACATGCTTTTACTTTTGGAACTTCCTTCGAGAAATTCGGATTTAAAAACTCATTTAACTTAGCTGGTTATGATAATTTTGGAAATCCAAATGGTTATGCAGGAACGTTTTTTACTCCGTATTTTACAACACAGGACTTTTTAGATGATGCGGCAAAACCATTTGCTACAAGTATCATTGCGCAAAATCTTCAATATGCTCAAAATGTTTTTAATACTAAAAGTCAGTTTGAAGTTGGAACTGATGGCGGATGGAAATTAGCAGAATTAAATGTGGGACAATTGGCATTCTACGCGCAGGATGATTTTAGTGTAAATGATAATTTTAAATTATCTGTTGGTTTAAGAATTGACAAACCTTTGTATTTTAATACAGCTGATTTGATTCAAAAGTATATTGATACTGATAATGGAGGTGCTGGCAGAAATAATGATGTTGATTATTATGATCCGCAAACGGGTAAGGCGGTTAAATTGATTTCTACAGATTTGCCAAGTGACAGGATTTTATGGTCGCCTAGAATTGGTTTCAACTGGGATGTGAAAGGTGATGCAACTTCTCAGCTTCGTGGAGGATCGGGGATTTTTACGGGAAGAATTCCTTTTGTTTGGTTAGGAAATCAGGTAAGTGGTGCTGATGACAGCTTTTTGCAAATTATGGATCCGGATTATAAATGGCCACAGGTTTGGAGAACGAGCTTAGGTTATGATCACAGATTTAAAAGCAATTATATTGTGACGCTTGATTTGTCTTATAATAAAGATATTAATGCGGTACAAGTTCAAAACTGGGGATTAAAACCTCCAACAGGAACATTGGCTGGTGTAGATAACAGAGCGATTTATGTTGCGGCAGATCATGGAGCAAATAATGCTTATGTAATGACTAATTCGAATAAAGGAAGTGCTTTTAATGCAACAATAAAAGTGCAGAAGAATTTTGAAAATGGTTTGTATGCAAGTATTGCTTATAATTATTTAAAGTCAAAAGACGTAAACTCAATTGAAGCTGAAATTACAGGTGATGCTTTTGCATTTAATCCGGCTTTAGGAAATGTAAATAATGCAGTTCTTTCGAATTCTAAATATGGGGATAATCATCGTTTTATTGGTGTAGGTTCTAAAAAATGGAAATACGGAAGAGATAAATGGGCGACAACTGTTTCTGCTTTCTTTGAATATGCTCAGGGCGGACGTTTTAATTATACTTATGGTGGTGATATTAATGGTGATGGTTCTGCTGTAAATGATTTGATTTATATTCCAACAACTGCTGAAATTGGTCAGATGAATTTTAGTGCACCAGGACAAGGCGAAGCATTTGATAAATTTATTTCTCAGGATAGTTATATGAAAAACAGAAGAGGGCAATATGCGGACCGTTATGGTGCTATATCGCCTTGGAGAGGAAGATGTGATCTTAAGCTTATGCAGGATTATAATTTCAAGGTTTCATCGGCATCTGAAAAAAAGAATACGATTCAGTTTAGTATCGATGTTTTGAATTTTGGAAATTTACTGAATTCAGATTGGGGAGTTGTTCAGGTGCCAACGAGTGTTCAGCCAATTGGTGTGACAGTTGTTGGGAATACGCCGACTTATACATTTAATAATACACAGACCAAAACCTTTAGTTATGATGCGAGTTTAACTTCAAGATGGCAGGCTCAATTTGGTATCAGATACATTTTTTAA
- the rplI gene encoding 50S ribosomal protein L9, which yields MEIILKQDVQNLGFKDDVVSVKPGYGRNFLIPQGFAALATPSAKKVLAENLKQRAHKEAKVVADAKALAETLKALEIKLTAKAGGEKLFGSITNIDIAEALEKSGNAIDRKFITSGIVKRTGKYSASIRLHRDVIVDLPYEIIAEK from the coding sequence ATGGAAATTATTTTAAAACAAGACGTACAAAACCTAGGATTTAAAGATGATGTAGTATCTGTAAAACCTGGTTACGGTCGTAACTTTTTAATTCCTCAAGGTTTTGCTGCTTTAGCAACTCCTTCTGCTAAAAAAGTTTTAGCTGAAAATCTAAAACAAAGAGCACATAAAGAAGCTAAAGTTGTTGCTGATGCAAAAGCATTAGCTGAAACACTTAAAGCTCTTGAAATTAAACTTACTGCAAAAGCTGGTGGAGAGAAACTTTTTGGTTCTATCACAAACATCGATATTGCTGAAGCTTTAGAGAAATCAGGTAACGCTATTGATAGAAAATTCATCACTAGTGGTATCGTAAAACGTACAGGAAAATATTCTGCTAGCATCCGTTTACACAGAGATGTTATCGTTGACTTACCATACGAGATTATCGCTGAAAAATAA
- the rpsR gene encoding 30S ribosomal protein S18, translating into MSTIEQSAKGKKDGDIRYLTPLNIETNKTKKYCRFKKSGIKYIDYKDADFLLKFVNEQGKILPRRLTGTSLKYQRKVSVAVKRARHLALMPYVADLLK; encoded by the coding sequence ATGTCTACAATTGAGCAATCTGCAAAAGGAAAAAAAGACGGAGATATCAGATATTTAACGCCTTTAAACATTGAAACTAACAAAACTAAAAAGTACTGTCGTTTCAAAAAATCAGGAATCAAATATATCGATTATAAAGATGCTGATTTCTTATTGAAATTCGTTAATGAGCAAGGAAAAATTCTTCCTCGTCGTTTAACTGGAACTTCATTAAAATACCAAAGAAAAGTTTCTGTAGCTGTAAAAAGAGCTCGTCACTTAGCTTTAATGCCATACGTGGCCGATTTATTAAAATAG
- the rpsF gene encoding 30S ribosomal protein S6: protein MNHYETVFILNPVLSEVQVKETVMKFEEFLTSRGAEMVSKEDWGLKKMAYEIQNKKSGFYHLFEFKVAGEVLIAFETEFRRDERVMRFLTVSLDKHAISWAERRRAKLKSTKA from the coding sequence ATGAATCATTATGAAACTGTTTTCATTTTAAATCCCGTTTTATCTGAGGTTCAGGTGAAGGAAACAGTAATGAAATTTGAAGAATTTCTTACTAGTAGAGGAGCTGAAATGGTATCGAAAGAGGATTGGGGTCTGAAAAAAATGGCTTACGAAATCCAAAACAAAAAAAGTGGTTTTTACCATTTATTCGAATTCAAAGTAGCAGGAGAAGTTCTTATTGCTTTTGAAACTGAATTTAGACGTGACGAAAGAGTTATGCGTTTCTTAACTGTAAGTTTAGATAAACATGCTATTTCATGGGCGGAAAGAAGAAGAGCTAAATTAAAATCTACTAAAGCGTAA
- a CDS encoding LytTR family DNA-binding domain-containing protein: protein MKLNCVVVDDSSIQRTIIAKLVNNHPGLHLIGDFSNAIEAKSCISLNNIDLIFLDIEMPVINGFDFLDGLKSKPQIIFITSKAEYALKAFDYDATDYLQKPIAVDRFNASVKRAIDMHLLKKEVKEEEGEHIFIKSNLKKLKIFTAKIKWIEAFGDYVRVVTEDDSNLVLSTMKSFENDLSKDKFIRVHKSYIINIDKVERFNSKFAEIGITKIPLSRNKKEDLVKALSTSS from the coding sequence ATGAAACTAAACTGTGTTGTTGTAGATGATAGTTCTATACAGAGGACAATTATTGCAAAATTAGTTAATAATCACCCAGGTTTGCACTTAATCGGGGACTTTTCTAATGCAATAGAAGCAAAAAGTTGTATCTCTCTAAATAATATCGACTTAATATTCCTTGATATTGAAATGCCTGTTATTAACGGTTTTGATTTCCTTGACGGACTAAAATCAAAACCTCAAATTATATTTATCACTTCTAAAGCTGAATATGCTTTAAAAGCTTTTGACTATGATGCGACCGATTATCTGCAAAAACCTATTGCTGTAGATCGATTTAATGCTTCTGTAAAAAGAGCAATAGACATGCATTTGCTTAAAAAAGAAGTAAAAGAAGAAGAAGGCGAGCATATATTTATCAAAAGTAACCTTAAAAAACTTAAAATTTTCACTGCAAAAATCAAATGGATTGAAGCTTTTGGGGATTATGTAAGAGTAGTTACAGAAGACGACAGCAATCTGGTACTTTCAACAATGAAATCTTTTGAAAACGATCTTTCAAAAGACAAATTTATTCGCGTACACAAGTCTTATATTATTAATATAGATAAGGTAGAGCGCTTTAACAGTAAATTTGCCGAAATTGGTATTACCAAAATTCCGCTTAGCCGAAACAAAAAAGAAGATTTAGTAAAAGCATTGTCAACGTCGTCATAA
- the priA gene encoding primosomal protein N', with product MFFVEVVLPLSLAKTFTYRISEAEFHFIKKGMRVAVPFGKSKIYTALVIDIHQNQPSLYDAKEIHEILDEKPIATETQIKHWLWIATYYMCGIGDVYRGAFPSGLLLESETVISHKVDVVVDENELSDEEFLVYEALQHQSSLKVGEIVSILNKKNIFPILQKLIAKDIIVLEEEIKESYKPKLVRYVKLHAKYESDNGLGELLEVLKSANKQKEIVLAYFQIMASEKKPITVKKLVEVSNSTSTTVKALIDKEIFEEYLLQQDRVSFSGEASGKQLLLSEAQENAFTAIKNNLLEKEVCLLHGVTSSGKTEIYIKLIEEYLATGKQVLYLLPEIALTTQLVSRLRLHFGDKVAVFHSKYSNNERVEVWKQTLENSEKAQIVIGARSALFLPFNDLGLLIVDEEHEQTFKQSDPAPRYHARDAAIVLANFHNAKVLLGSATPSIETYFNTQADKYGLVTLTERYNNVRMPDIVLVDLKDKQFRKRMTGHFSDVLIEEVTEALSLGEQVILFQNRRGYSPIIECMTCGHVPHCQQCDVSLTFHKHKNQLRCHYCGYSIAKPTHCHSCSSIDLTTKGFGTEQIEQELMSLFPKAKTGRMDQDTTRGKYGFEKIIDSFKNREIDILVGTQMLAKGLDFDNVSLVGIMNADNMLHHPDFRAFERSFQMMTQVAGRAGRAEKQGKVVIQTYNPNHNTIQQVTMHNYIGMYKEQLYDRQIYRYPPYFRIIKLTLKHREFEKLKEGSMWLYQVLSQNLNMPVLGPEEPAINRIRNEYIRTILIKIPQNVNLGGTKKTIQKMLNSFEAVAQYRAIKVITNVDFY from the coding sequence ATGTTTTTTGTCGAAGTCGTTTTACCACTTTCCTTAGCGAAAACCTTTACTTATCGTATTTCTGAGGCCGAATTTCATTTCATTAAAAAAGGAATGCGCGTTGCGGTGCCTTTTGGAAAAAGCAAAATATATACGGCATTGGTGATTGATATTCATCAAAATCAGCCAAGCTTGTATGATGCTAAAGAAATTCATGAAATACTTGACGAAAAACCTATTGCAACCGAAACTCAGATTAAACACTGGCTTTGGATTGCAACTTATTATATGTGCGGAATTGGCGATGTATATCGAGGCGCTTTTCCTAGCGGATTATTGTTAGAAAGTGAAACAGTTATTTCGCATAAAGTAGATGTTGTTGTGGATGAAAATGAGCTTTCTGATGAAGAGTTTTTGGTTTATGAAGCGTTGCAACATCAAAGTTCTCTTAAGGTTGGTGAAATTGTTTCTATTTTAAATAAAAAGAATATTTTTCCGATTCTTCAAAAATTAATAGCAAAAGACATTATTGTTTTAGAAGAAGAAATAAAAGAAAGTTATAAGCCAAAGTTGGTTCGGTATGTGAAATTGCATGCAAAATACGAATCAGATAATGGTCTTGGAGAATTACTTGAGGTATTGAAAAGTGCTAATAAACAAAAAGAAATTGTTTTGGCTTACTTTCAAATCATGGCTTCTGAAAAGAAACCTATTACCGTAAAAAAACTTGTTGAGGTTTCAAATTCAACATCGACAACAGTAAAAGCTTTGATTGATAAGGAGATTTTTGAAGAATATCTTTTGCAGCAAGATCGGGTTTCTTTTAGTGGTGAAGCTTCAGGGAAACAATTACTTCTAAGTGAAGCTCAGGAAAATGCTTTTACAGCGATTAAGAATAATCTTTTAGAAAAAGAAGTTTGTTTGCTTCATGGTGTCACGTCAAGCGGAAAAACAGAAATTTATATCAAGCTAATTGAGGAATATTTAGCAACAGGAAAACAGGTTTTGTATTTGTTGCCTGAAATTGCTTTGACGACACAATTGGTTTCGCGTTTGCGACTTCATTTTGGAGATAAAGTTGCGGTTTTTCATTCTAAATACAGTAATAACGAAAGAGTTGAGGTTTGGAAACAAACGCTTGAAAATTCAGAAAAAGCGCAGATTGTAATAGGAGCGAGGTCGGCTTTGTTTTTGCCATTCAATGATTTAGGTTTATTGATTGTTGACGAAGAGCACGAACAGACTTTTAAGCAAAGTGATCCTGCGCCGCGTTATCATGCGCGTGATGCTGCTATTGTTTTGGCTAATTTTCATAATGCGAAAGTCCTTTTAGGATCGGCAACGCCAAGTATCGAGACCTATTTTAATACACAAGCTGATAAATACGGTTTGGTGACGCTAACAGAACGTTATAATAATGTTCGAATGCCGGATATTGTTTTGGTTGATTTGAAAGATAAGCAATTCAGAAAACGAATGACAGGGCATTTTAGTGATGTTTTAATTGAAGAAGTTACAGAAGCTTTGTCTTTGGGCGAGCAAGTGATTTTATTTCAAAACAGACGTGGATATTCGCCAATAATCGAATGTATGACTTGTGGTCACGTACCGCATTGTCAACAATGCGATGTGAGTTTGACTTTTCATAAACATAAAAATCAATTGCGTTGCCATTATTGTGGTTATTCGATTGCAAAACCTACGCATTGCCATAGTTGCTCGAGTATTGATTTGACCACAAAAGGTTTTGGAACGGAACAAATTGAGCAGGAATTAATGTCTCTTTTTCCGAAAGCAAAAACGGGAAGAATGGATCAGGATACAACTCGTGGAAAATATGGTTTTGAAAAGATTATTGATTCTTTTAAAAACCGTGAAATTGATATTTTGGTCGGAACACAAATGCTTGCCAAAGGTTTGGATTTTGACAATGTAAGTTTAGTTGGAATTATGAATGCGGATAATATGTTGCATCATCCTGATTTTAGAGCTTTTGAACGTAGTTTTCAGATGATGACACAGGTCGCAGGAAGAGCCGGAAGAGCTGAAAAACAAGGGAAAGTTGTAATTCAGACTTATAATCCAAATCACAATACAATTCAGCAGGTTACAATGCATAATTATATAGGTATGTATAAGGAGCAATTGTATGACCGCCAAATCTATAGATATCCGCCTTATTTCAGAATTATAAAACTGACTTTGAAACACAGAGAGTTTGAAAAACTAAAAGAAGGTTCAATGTGGCTGTATCAGGTTTTGAGTCAAAACTTGAATATGCCAGTTTTGGGACCAGAAGAACCAGCGATAAATAGAATAAGAAATGAATATATAAGAACTATATTAATTAAGATTCCGCAAAATGTGAATTTGGGAGGTACAAAAAAAACTATTCAGAAAATGTTGAATAGTTTTGAGGCTGTTGCGCAATACAGAGCTATAAAGGTGATTACCAATGTCGATTTTTATTAA
- a CDS encoding PIN domain-containing protein, translating into MGYLLDTSISVFFLRGKLDLDKMVKKVGLENCYISEITVAELRFGAENSNDPVKSNKAVDIFLKGLTIIPIFGSIKRYAIEKVRLRKIGKPINDEFDLLIGVTAVENRLILVTDNTKDFMLLNGIEMENWFERN; encoded by the coding sequence ATGGGATATTTACTTGATACAAGTATTTCTGTTTTCTTTTTAAGAGGAAAACTAGATCTTGATAAAATGGTAAAAAAAGTTGGTTTGGAGAATTGTTATATTTCTGAAATAACTGTTGCTGAACTACGTTTTGGTGCTGAAAATAGCAATGATCCTGTAAAATCCAACAAAGCCGTAGATATTTTTTTAAAAGGATTAACTATAATCCCAATCTTTGGTTCAATTAAAAGATACGCGATAGAAAAAGTAAGACTTAGAAAAATCGGGAAGCCAATAAATGATGAATTTGATCTTTTAATTGGTGTGACAGCAGTTGAGAATCGGTTAATTCTTGTTACAGATAATACAAAGGATTTTATGCTTTTAAATGGAATTGAAATGGAAAATTGGTTTGAAAGGAATTAA
- the bla-B1-FLAV gene encoding subclass B1 metallo-beta-lactamase gives MRKLASIILFLAILTNSFAQSKNSPLQISHLTGDFYVYKTFHDYKGTLISANALYLVTNKGVVLFDAPWDKTQFQPLLDSIKAKHHKEVVMCFATHSHEDRAGGLGFYGKKGIKTYTIKLTDEILEKNKEPRAKFVIPKDTTFTVGQHTFEVYYPGKGHASDNIVVWFNKEKVLYGGCFIKSTEATDLGYLGDSDVKEWEKSIGKVQSKFKNPKYIITGHDGYKDLNSLKHTLKLVKEYSAVSGKSSGKK, from the coding sequence ATGCGAAAATTAGCATCGATAATTTTATTTCTGGCAATACTAACCAATAGTTTTGCTCAGTCTAAGAATTCGCCATTACAAATAAGTCATCTTACAGGTGACTTTTATGTTTATAAGACGTTTCATGATTATAAAGGAACATTGATTTCTGCAAATGCCTTGTATCTGGTTACAAATAAGGGAGTTGTTTTGTTTGATGCGCCTTGGGATAAAACACAATTTCAGCCTTTATTAGATAGTATTAAAGCAAAACATCATAAAGAAGTTGTGATGTGTTTTGCGACGCATTCTCACGAAGACAGAGCTGGAGGTTTGGGATTTTATGGTAAAAAAGGAATCAAAACTTATACTATAAAATTAACAGATGAAATTCTTGAAAAAAATAAAGAACCAAGAGCAAAATTCGTGATTCCAAAAGACACAACATTTACGGTTGGACAACATACTTTTGAGGTTTATTATCCCGGAAAAGGTCATGCGTCGGATAATATTGTGGTTTGGTTTAATAAAGAAAAAGTGCTTTATGGAGGTTGTTTTATCAAAAGTACCGAAGCAACAGATTTAGGATATCTGGGTGATTCCGATGTGAAGGAATGGGAGAAATCAATAGGAAAAGTACAGTCAAAATTTAAAAATCCTAAATATATTATTACAGGTCACGACGGTTATAAAGATCTAAATTCTTTAAAACACACACTGAAACTGGTTAAGGAATATAGTGCAGTTTCAGGTAAGTCATCTGGTAAAAAGTAA
- a CDS encoding DUF2147 domain-containing protein, translating to MKNWMLTIGVFFLTLGTIQAQGVLGKWKTIDDETGEAKSVVEIYEKSGKLYGKIVEILRADHKKDACVKCDGADKNKPILGLVIINGLKKDGDEYSGGTILDPTNGKKYKCYIALESADKLKLRGYVGISIMGRTQYWTRVKN from the coding sequence ATGAAAAATTGGATGTTAACAATTGGTGTTTTCTTTTTAACCTTAGGTACAATTCAGGCCCAAGGCGTTCTTGGGAAATGGAAAACAATTGATGATGAAACAGGTGAAGCAAAATCAGTTGTAGAGATTTATGAGAAATCTGGAAAGCTTTATGGTAAAATCGTAGAAATACTTCGTGCTGATCATAAAAAAGATGCTTGCGTAAAATGTGATGGTGCCGATAAAAACAAGCCAATTTTAGGTTTAGTAATTATTAACGGACTTAAAAAAGACGGTGATGAATATAGCGGAGGAACGATTTTAGATCCTACAAACGGTAAAAAATACAAATGTTATATCGCGTTAGAATCTGCAGATAAACTTAAACTTCGCGGTTATGTTGGGATTTCTATTATGGGAAGAACGCAATACTGGACAAGAGTGAAAAATTAA
- a CDS encoding YihY/virulence factor BrkB family protein, with the protein MSQEIEDRIERIPVIRHLARFLKRIKLPWLEGFSLYDLLEMYTIGIIDGAFSYHASAVSFSFFMALFPFALFILNLIPFIPIEGFQQDFLQFVQQGVPPNTYDAISKIISDILNNSHSGLLSSGFLLSIFLMANGINGILSGFESSKHVFDKRGWFSQYLVALAISLVMTIILFITVATIVVFEVFIQKTIIQDVLSDRIPLIILGRYLFVVLMILITSSILLRYGTKQYNKVPFISIGSVFTTILIVISSFFFGIWVIKFSKYNELYGSIGTLLILMFYIWINCMILLLGFELNASIRKLKQKKNK; encoded by the coding sequence ATGTCTCAAGAGATAGAAGACCGGATTGAAAGAATTCCTGTAATACGTCATTTAGCCCGGTTTTTGAAAAGAATAAAACTGCCTTGGCTGGAAGGTTTTTCGTTGTACGATTTACTCGAAATGTATACTATTGGTATCATTGACGGTGCATTTTCGTATCATGCGAGTGCGGTTTCTTTCAGCTTTTTTATGGCTTTATTTCCTTTTGCGCTGTTTATTTTGAACTTAATTCCGTTTATTCCAATAGAAGGTTTTCAGCAGGATTTTTTGCAGTTTGTGCAACAGGGAGTTCCACCAAATACATATGATGCAATTAGTAAAATTATTAGCGATATTTTAAATAATAGTCATTCAGGATTGCTTTCATCTGGATTTTTGCTTTCTATTTTTTTGATGGCAAATGGTATTAACGGAATTCTAAGTGGTTTTGAATCTTCGAAACACGTTTTTGACAAACGAGGTTGGTTTAGCCAATATTTAGTGGCGCTTGCAATATCGCTTGTTATGACAATTATTTTGTTTATAACGGTGGCAACAATTGTCGTTTTTGAGGTATTTATTCAAAAAACAATCATTCAGGATGTGTTGAGTGATCGTATTCCGCTGATTATTTTAGGAAGATATTTGTTTGTTGTTTTAATGATTTTGATAACATCTTCAATATTATTGCGTTATGGTACAAAACAGTATAATAAAGTGCCTTTTATAAGCATTGGATCTGTTTTTACGACCATCTTAATTGTTATATCTTCGTTCTTTTTTGGGATTTGGGTTATAAAATTCTCAAAATACAACGAACTTTATGGTTCAATTGGTACATTATTGATTCTAATGTTTTATATTTGGATAAACTGTATGATTCTGCTTTTGGGATTTGAATTGAATGCCTCTATCAGAAAATTAAAACAAAAAAAAAATAAATAA